In Corynebacterium endometrii, one DNA window encodes the following:
- a CDS encoding DUF3239 domain-containing protein, with protein sequence MKIFKFQVDETFAKKHNELLRDSGRLRLSGILLGSLLIAAGIAAFFLIESDWHLTIGLGLTVFGILTIIIGVVAANKVGGAQELYDSYPLAPAVIAEVTDRDMVLLALVNTNVDPDLTPRWGLALRRINQIPGVKRVVGTKVPVAAVCGHHSSSDQGHWQQISPMPIAWGTPDEEVVNVARKSIPQDQWQRLERSRKRLNDVKATKYDLLVL encoded by the coding sequence ATGAAAATTTTCAAGTTCCAGGTCGATGAGACCTTCGCAAAGAAACACAACGAACTACTCCGGGATTCGGGCCGGTTGCGACTCTCAGGAATACTATTGGGCAGCCTGCTCATCGCCGCGGGCATAGCGGCTTTCTTCCTCATTGAGTCCGATTGGCACCTGACCATTGGTCTGGGCCTGACGGTCTTTGGCATCTTAACCATCATCATCGGTGTGGTAGCGGCCAACAAGGTAGGCGGTGCTCAAGAGCTCTACGATTCTTACCCGCTAGCCCCGGCAGTCATCGCCGAGGTCACGGACCGCGACATGGTGCTGCTAGCCTTGGTCAATACGAACGTGGATCCGGATCTGACCCCTCGCTGGGGCTTGGCGCTGCGCCGCATTAACCAGATTCCCGGCGTCAAGCGCGTGGTTGGTACTAAGGTTCCCGTGGCTGCCGTATGCGGCCACCACTCGTCAAGCGATCAGGGCCACTGGCAGCAGATTTCCCCCATGCCAATCGCGTGGGGCACCCCGGACGAGGAAGTGGTCAACGTGGCCCGCAAGTCCATCCCGCAGGATCAGTGGCAGCGCCTCGAGCGATCCCGCAAGCGCCTTAACGATGTCAAGGCCACTAAATACGATTTGTTGGTGTTGTAA
- a CDS encoding ABC transporter permease: protein MTALNTTAGNGPSGAPSGKATPARVSRGKLVNWKLALGAIPVVALLVVSLFIGEFDIFNDEFGREMFGITRIPRTIALVLAGAAMAMCGLVMQLLTQNRFVEPTTTGTTEWAGLGLLVALVMFPQSTVLEKMICAVVFSFVGTMIFFTFLRRVTLKSSLIVPIIGIMLGSVVSAVSSFFALATDTLQQLGIWFMGSFTSVYSGQYEVLWVVLIVLVAVFFFADKITVAGLGEDVATNVGLNYNRILLIGTGLIAVATGVVTVVVGSLPFLGLIVPNIVSMFRGDDLRSNLPWVCLLGIAIVTICDIIGRLIISPFEIPVSVILGLVGAVVFVVLIVRSTRDK, encoded by the coding sequence ATGACTGCACTCAACACCACGGCGGGCAATGGGCCCAGCGGTGCACCCAGCGGCAAGGCCACGCCTGCCCGCGTGTCTCGAGGGAAGCTGGTCAACTGGAAGCTAGCCCTAGGCGCGATACCGGTAGTAGCGCTGCTGGTGGTGTCCTTGTTCATCGGCGAGTTTGATATCTTCAACGACGAATTTGGCCGGGAAATGTTCGGAATAACCCGCATTCCCCGAACCATCGCCCTGGTTCTAGCCGGCGCCGCGATGGCCATGTGCGGCCTTGTCATGCAGCTGCTGACCCAGAACCGCTTCGTCGAACCAACCACCACGGGTACCACCGAGTGGGCCGGCTTGGGCCTGCTAGTGGCACTTGTAATGTTCCCGCAATCGACCGTGCTGGAAAAGATGATCTGCGCGGTGGTCTTCTCCTTCGTGGGAACCATGATCTTCTTCACGTTCCTCCGCCGAGTGACCCTTAAATCCTCCCTGATCGTGCCGATTATCGGCATCATGCTTGGCTCCGTTGTCTCCGCGGTATCGTCTTTCTTTGCCCTGGCCACGGATACCCTGCAGCAGCTTGGCATCTGGTTTATGGGATCCTTTACCTCGGTCTACTCCGGCCAGTATGAGGTCCTCTGGGTCGTGCTCATTGTCCTTGTGGCCGTCTTCTTCTTTGCCGATAAGATCACCGTGGCCGGTCTAGGCGAGGACGTTGCTACCAACGTGGGCCTGAACTATAACCGAATCCTGCTCATCGGCACCGGGCTAATTGCTGTGGCCACCGGCGTGGTGACCGTGGTGGTGGGCTCTCTGCCGTTCTTGGGCCTCATCGTGCCAAACATTGTATCCATGTTCCGGGGCGATGACCTGCGCTCCAATCTCCCATGGGTCTGCCTGCTAGGCATCGCCATCGTGACCATCTGTGACATTATTGGCCGCCTGATTATCTCCCCGTTCGAGATTCCAGTATCGGTAATCCTGGGCCTTGTCGGCGCAGTGGTGTTCGTAGTGCTGATTGTGAGGTCCACTCGTGACAAGTAA
- a CDS encoding M20 family metallopeptidase, translating to MMNSPEPPQYPSTPSTAYLDSMQADIDAGIAAATVDQPADREQEAYEGQRQLWEVVTGVGESLTDTLTHIVKDLHAHPEVAFKEVRSMNELANIVEDAGHPVTRGVYGVDTAFEAVWASDGFDPHSHPTISIMAEYDALPGLGHACGHNVIAAAGVGAFLAASEVLKGSGLQGRVLLQGTPAEEGHTGKEYMIRGGALEGVDAAVMVHGFGYDVGSHAWVGRRSVSVTFKGVAAHASSQPFMGRNALDAATLAYQAMGLLRQQMPPSDRLHAIITEGGDRPSIVPPEAKMDIYVRSLGNRTLMDLSERIDDIIAGAAQMTGCGVEARWDPHPMSLPVRNSATLVERWTATQAARGRVALPAGTVPDTLAASTDFGNVSNLVPGLHPMVKVSPPEVALHTEAFAHWAQTDDAVKAAVDSAIGLAQVAVDLLADGAFLEAAKQEFEETGGAVSVTELLAQP from the coding sequence ATGATGAATTCTCCAGAACCGCCCCAGTATCCGTCCACCCCTTCGACTGCCTATCTAGACTCAATGCAGGCCGATATCGATGCCGGTATAGCCGCCGCAACGGTTGACCAGCCCGCTGATCGCGAGCAGGAAGCCTACGAAGGGCAACGCCAGCTATGGGAGGTGGTGACTGGCGTGGGGGAGAGCCTCACGGATACCTTGACCCACATCGTCAAGGATTTGCACGCCCACCCCGAGGTTGCGTTCAAAGAAGTGCGCTCCATGAATGAGCTGGCAAACATAGTCGAAGATGCCGGCCATCCGGTCACCCGCGGGGTCTACGGGGTAGACACCGCCTTTGAGGCCGTATGGGCCTCTGATGGCTTTGACCCCCACAGCCATCCGACTATCTCCATCATGGCGGAATACGATGCGCTTCCTGGCCTGGGCCACGCGTGCGGCCATAATGTGATCGCGGCAGCGGGGGTTGGGGCCTTCCTGGCGGCGTCGGAAGTGTTGAAGGGCTCGGGCTTGCAGGGGCGGGTGCTGCTGCAAGGCACGCCGGCGGAAGAGGGGCACACCGGCAAGGAGTACATGATTCGCGGCGGCGCGCTCGAGGGGGTCGATGCCGCGGTCATGGTCCACGGGTTCGGCTACGACGTTGGCTCTCACGCATGGGTGGGCCGCCGAAGCGTGAGCGTGACGTTTAAGGGAGTCGCCGCTCATGCCAGCTCGCAGCCGTTTATGGGGCGAAACGCTCTAGATGCCGCCACCCTGGCCTACCAGGCGATGGGTCTTTTGCGCCAGCAGATGCCGCCTAGCGATCGCCTTCACGCCATTATCACTGAGGGCGGAGACCGGCCCTCCATCGTTCCGCCGGAAGCGAAGATGGATATCTATGTGCGTTCCCTGGGCAACCGCACTTTGATGGATTTGTCTGAGCGGATTGATGACATTATTGCTGGTGCCGCACAGATGACCGGTTGCGGTGTCGAGGCTCGCTGGGATCCTCACCCTATGAGCCTTCCGGTGCGCAATTCCGCCACGCTGGTTGAGCGTTGGACCGCGACTCAGGCCGCGCGCGGGCGCGTCGCGTTACCCGCCGGTACGGTGCCGGATACCCTGGCCGCATCTACGGATTTTGGCAATGTGTCTAATCTTGTCCCGGGTCTGCACCCAATGGTGAAGGTTTCCCCGCCTGAGGTGGCATTGCATACCGAGGCGTTTGCTCATTGGGCGCAGACGGATGACGCGGTGAAGGCGGCCGTGGATAGCGCCATTGGCCTGGCGCAGGTAGCCGTTGACCTGCTTGCCGATGGGGCATTCCTCGAAGCGGCTAAACAGGAGTTCGAGGAAACCGGTGGGGCGGTGTCCGTGACGGAGCTGCTGGCCCAACCCTAA
- a CDS encoding siderophore ABC transporter substrate-binding protein has translation MKIRHTIVASAAAFSLILTGCSASEGGESTTASSADAAASAEGVITVEDNFGTKEIPQPLERVAATDNRSFEILADWGIELVAAPVNLIPKTVDAYSEETVGVNLGSHREPDLEALVAAEPQVVINGQRFSQYQEDIETLVPDAAVVDFEPRDDKDFFAELIRQTEGLGTVFGKEEEAAKLVEDFNAALERAKAAYNGESTVMALNASGGELGYIAPGEGRFYGPIFDALGLKPALEVDNSSDDHEGDDISVEAVAESNPDWILVLDRDGGTSAADEEGYVPAETLIKDNAALKNVTAVQDSQLVFAPADTYTNENIITYTEVLNAIADAFEAQQ, from the coding sequence ATGAAGATCCGTCACACGATCGTTGCATCAGCTGCTGCTTTCTCCCTAATCCTCACTGGCTGCTCCGCATCCGAGGGCGGAGAGTCCACCACTGCTTCCTCCGCCGACGCGGCTGCCTCCGCCGAGGGGGTAATCACCGTTGAGGACAACTTTGGCACCAAGGAGATTCCTCAGCCGCTGGAGCGTGTTGCCGCTACGGATAACCGCTCCTTCGAGATCCTGGCGGATTGGGGTATCGAGCTGGTCGCAGCTCCGGTGAACCTGATTCCAAAGACCGTGGATGCATACTCCGAGGAGACCGTGGGGGTTAACTTGGGCTCCCACCGCGAGCCTGACCTCGAGGCACTGGTTGCTGCCGAGCCTCAGGTAGTCATCAACGGCCAGCGCTTCTCCCAGTACCAGGAGGATATTGAGACCCTGGTACCTGACGCGGCGGTAGTGGACTTCGAGCCACGCGACGATAAGGATTTCTTCGCTGAGCTCATCCGCCAGACTGAGGGCCTGGGTACCGTCTTCGGTAAGGAAGAGGAAGCCGCAAAGCTGGTAGAGGATTTCAATGCCGCCCTCGAGCGCGCCAAGGCTGCCTACAACGGTGAATCCACCGTCATGGCGCTGAACGCTTCCGGCGGCGAGCTGGGATACATCGCCCCAGGCGAAGGCCGCTTCTACGGCCCAATCTTCGACGCCCTGGGCCTGAAGCCTGCGCTCGAGGTGGACAACTCTTCCGATGACCACGAGGGCGATGACATCTCCGTTGAGGCGGTTGCTGAGTCCAACCCGGATTGGATCTTGGTTCTGGACCGCGACGGCGGCACCAGCGCGGCCGATGAAGAGGGCTACGTGCCGGCGGAGACCCTCATTAAGGACAACGCGGCGCTGAAGAACGTTACCGCAGTCCAGGATTCCCAGCTGGTCTTCGCTCCCGCCGATACCTACACCAACGAGAACATCATCACCTACACCGAGGTGCTCAACGCCATTGCTGATGCATTCGAGGCACAGCAGTAG
- a CDS encoding pyridoxal phosphate-dependent aminotransferase, with amino-acid sequence MVVKRLQPFAETIFATMTARAVEYGAINLGQGFPDSDGPDRMLEIAQQEIAGGNNQYGPGMGMQVLRDAVAAYRGVEADNVLITVGATEAIAATVLGLVEPGSEVIVLEPYYDSYAAAIALANATRIAVPLKEVGRTWDVDVEAVRAAITNKTSMIVVNSPHNPTGSVFSRESLEELARLAIEHDLYVLSDEVYENLRYGDAQHTRLAELPGMWELTVTVSSAAKSFNATGWKTGWAIAPTELLDGVVKAKQFMSYVGATPFQPAVAHALNEESEWLSGMVAGLDQCREILARGLKDAGFDVYDTHGTYFIVVDIATMGYTSGIDFCMDLPELAGVAAIPVEVFTDHPEQWSTKVRFAFCKKPEVIAEAVNRLKIFAEKRSI; translated from the coding sequence ATGGTAGTCAAACGCCTGCAGCCTTTCGCTGAAACTATTTTTGCCACCATGACCGCCCGGGCGGTGGAATACGGCGCTATCAACCTAGGCCAGGGCTTCCCCGATTCTGACGGCCCAGACCGGATGCTGGAAATAGCCCAACAGGAAATCGCCGGCGGCAACAACCAATACGGCCCAGGCATGGGCATGCAGGTACTCCGCGACGCCGTAGCCGCCTACCGCGGGGTGGAGGCGGACAACGTTCTTATCACCGTGGGCGCTACCGAGGCGATTGCGGCAACGGTTCTGGGGCTGGTAGAACCCGGCTCCGAAGTCATCGTGCTGGAACCCTATTACGACTCTTACGCTGCGGCCATCGCTCTCGCCAACGCGACCCGCATCGCGGTGCCCCTCAAAGAGGTAGGCAGGACATGGGATGTGGACGTGGAAGCCGTGAGGGCCGCTATAACGAACAAGACGTCCATGATTGTGGTCAATTCCCCGCATAATCCCACCGGCTCCGTCTTCAGCCGTGAATCCCTGGAGGAATTAGCGCGCCTAGCCATTGAGCATGACCTCTACGTTCTTTCCGACGAGGTCTATGAAAACCTCCGCTACGGGGATGCGCAGCATACCCGATTGGCTGAATTGCCCGGCATGTGGGAGCTCACCGTGACTGTTTCCTCCGCGGCAAAGAGCTTCAACGCAACGGGCTGGAAGACCGGATGGGCTATTGCACCCACCGAGCTACTCGATGGCGTGGTCAAAGCGAAGCAGTTCATGTCATACGTTGGGGCCACCCCGTTCCAACCCGCCGTGGCCCACGCTCTCAACGAGGAGTCCGAATGGCTCTCCGGCATGGTTGCCGGCCTGGACCAGTGCCGCGAAATCTTGGCCAGGGGCCTTAAAGACGCCGGTTTCGATGTCTACGACACCCACGGGACTTATTTCATTGTCGTTGATATCGCGACGATGGGATACACCAGCGGAATTGACTTCTGCATGGATCTGCCCGAGTTAGCCGGGGTAGCCGCAATCCCCGTGGAGGTCTTTACCGACCATCCCGAACAATGGAGCACCAAGGTACGCTTCGCCTTCTGCAAAAAGCCCGAGGTCATCGCGGAGGCAGTAAATCGCCTCAAGATTTTCGCTGAGAAGCGTTCTATATAG
- a CDS encoding iron chelate uptake ABC transporter family permease subunit: MTSKPTFTTPTASEIPDADRNVGAFQSKRAARKYWILLITMVVLGALSAFGLLAYDNPLEYGTRGFWLIAQRRADSVTAMAIVAVCQAMATVAFHTVTNNRILTPSIMGFESLYVAINTATIFFLGAVGLNEARNLGTFLMQMAIMIALSLLLYSWLLTNRTNNMHAMLLVGVVIGGGLGSLSTFMQRMLTPSEFDVLTARLFGSVNNAETEYYPFAIPIVVLATLALFLNSRRLNVISLGRDASTNLGVNHKTNAIFTLVLVSLLMATTTALVGPMTFLGFLVATLAYQFAETYDHRFIFPMAVATAFFVLTSAYFLMQHVFYAQGVVSIIIELVGGSVFLFVILRKGRL; encoded by the coding sequence GTGACAAGTAAACCTACCTTCACCACCCCCACCGCATCCGAGATCCCCGATGCGGATCGCAACGTGGGCGCCTTCCAGTCAAAGAGGGCGGCCCGCAAGTATTGGATTCTGCTTATCACCATGGTGGTCCTCGGCGCGCTGTCTGCCTTTGGATTGCTGGCTTATGACAACCCTCTGGAGTACGGCACCCGCGGTTTCTGGCTCATCGCTCAGCGCCGGGCGGATTCGGTTACCGCCATGGCGATTGTGGCGGTGTGCCAGGCCATGGCCACGGTTGCGTTCCATACGGTGACCAACAACCGTATCCTGACGCCGTCAATCATGGGTTTTGAATCCCTCTACGTGGCCATTAACACCGCGACCATCTTTTTCCTTGGCGCGGTGGGGCTCAACGAGGCGCGCAACCTGGGCACCTTCCTGATGCAGATGGCCATCATGATTGCCCTGTCGCTGCTGCTGTATTCCTGGCTGCTCACGAACCGCACCAACAACATGCACGCCATGCTGTTGGTGGGCGTGGTTATCGGCGGCGGATTAGGATCACTGTCCACATTCATGCAACGCATGCTCACGCCTTCGGAGTTTGACGTGCTCACCGCCCGTCTCTTCGGCTCCGTTAACAACGCGGAGACGGAGTATTACCCGTTCGCGATTCCTATCGTGGTGCTGGCTACGCTGGCTCTATTCCTTAACTCCCGCCGCCTCAACGTCATCTCTTTGGGCCGCGATGCGTCCACCAATCTGGGCGTAAACCACAAAACCAATGCCATCTTCACCCTGGTTCTGGTCTCTCTGCTCATGGCCACCACCACCGCGTTGGTGGGCCCCATGACCTTCCTTGGATTCCTGGTGGCAACCTTGGCCTATCAGTTCGCGGAAACCTACGACCACCGCTTCATTTTCCCGATGGCCGTGGCCACCGCCTTCTTCGTGCTCACTAGTGCATACTTCCTCATGCAGCACGTCTTCTACGCGCAGGGCGTAGTATCCATCATCATTGAGCTTGTTGGTGGTTCCGTATTCCTGTTCGTCATCTTGCGAAAGGGTCGCTTGTGA
- a CDS encoding AbgT family transporter, with product MSSEAKGNAVTVNGTGHGSDAQGASKSGALDKFLNAVETVGNKLPQPFTLFLILFLITGVFSSIMAWMGTTVVVPGTNEEQAVKGLFTGEGLTWLTTTLGENYLGFPPLVTVLPILLAVGVAERSGMLAALIRKLFGSAKPAVLPYAVGVIGVTGSIMADSAFVVIPPLAAMVFKAAGRHPVAGLIGGFAAVGAGYSTALVPTSLDALFAGITNAVMETLPNFEFADVNAVSNYFFNIASSIVLGILAGFITDKIIEPRMWKQDVPTEQSMDEAEAGSRGDVDAEGNPLTAELNKAESKGLVWSGIVAVLLTAIILAATLVPNSPWRNEDGGFLPQSPLLSSIVFIIFLYFIVLGLVYGRCVGTVKGVKDMVEMMMGALKDMLPFLVLAFILGQFVALFSWTGIGTWTAVKGAAFLEAIGLTGFPAILAFIALASLLNLLIISGSSMWTLMAAVFVPMFALLGYEPAFIQAAFRVGDSATQIITPLNPYMIVILGLLQRYEPKAGIGTLMSRMIPFVIPFFVAWAALLAIWFYADLPLGPGNAIMIGG from the coding sequence ATGAGTTCAGAGGCTAAGGGCAACGCGGTTACCGTGAACGGAACCGGGCACGGCTCGGATGCACAGGGCGCTTCAAAGTCAGGCGCCCTCGATAAATTTCTTAACGCAGTTGAGACTGTAGGCAACAAACTGCCGCAGCCATTCACGCTGTTTCTCATTCTTTTTCTTATCACGGGCGTGTTTTCATCCATCATGGCGTGGATGGGGACCACAGTCGTTGTTCCCGGGACCAACGAGGAACAGGCCGTTAAGGGCCTGTTCACAGGCGAGGGATTGACTTGGCTCACCACCACCCTGGGCGAAAACTACCTAGGCTTCCCGCCACTAGTTACCGTCCTCCCCATTCTCTTGGCGGTGGGCGTGGCGGAGCGCTCCGGCATGCTTGCCGCGCTCATTCGTAAGCTTTTTGGCTCCGCAAAGCCGGCCGTCCTGCCATACGCTGTGGGAGTTATTGGTGTGACCGGCTCCATCATGGCGGATTCCGCATTCGTGGTCATCCCACCGCTGGCGGCCATGGTGTTCAAGGCGGCGGGCCGCCACCCCGTCGCGGGGCTTATCGGAGGTTTCGCGGCGGTGGGCGCCGGTTATTCCACGGCACTGGTGCCCACGTCCTTGGACGCCCTGTTCGCCGGAATCACCAACGCGGTCATGGAGACCCTGCCCAACTTCGAATTCGCCGATGTTAACGCGGTCTCCAACTATTTCTTCAACATCGCCTCGTCCATCGTGTTGGGTATTCTGGCTGGCTTTATAACTGACAAGATCATTGAGCCGCGCATGTGGAAACAAGATGTCCCCACCGAGCAATCCATGGATGAGGCTGAAGCCGGGTCCAGGGGTGACGTGGACGCCGAAGGCAACCCATTGACCGCCGAGCTGAACAAGGCAGAAAGCAAGGGATTGGTATGGAGCGGCATTGTCGCCGTGCTCCTTACCGCAATCATTTTGGCGGCGACCCTGGTTCCCAATTCGCCGTGGCGCAATGAGGATGGCGGCTTCCTGCCGCAGTCCCCACTGCTGAGCTCCATCGTTTTCATCATCTTCCTCTACTTTATTGTCCTGGGCTTGGTCTATGGCCGCTGTGTGGGCACCGTCAAAGGGGTCAAGGACATGGTGGAGATGATGATGGGCGCCCTAAAGGATATGCTCCCCTTCTTAGTCTTGGCTTTCATCCTGGGCCAGTTTGTGGCGCTGTTTTCCTGGACGGGCATTGGAACCTGGACCGCGGTCAAGGGCGCGGCATTCCTGGAGGCCATTGGGCTTACGGGCTTCCCGGCGATTTTGGCCTTCATTGCCCTCGCGTCCCTGCTGAACCTGCTCATTATCTCCGGCTCTTCGATGTGGACGCTGATGGCCGCGGTATTCGTTCCAATGTTCGCGTTGCTGGGTTACGAGCCGGCATTCATTCAGGCGGCGTTCCGCGTGGGTGACTCCGCCACCCAAATCATCACCCCACTGAATCCATACATGATCGTGATCCTTGGGCTGCTGCAGCGCTACGAACCAAAGGCGGGCATAGGAACCTTGATGTCACGCATGATTCCATTCGTGATCCCGTTCTTCGTCGCGTGGGCGGCGCTTTTGGCAATCTGGTTCTACGCAGACCTGCCGCTTGGACCAGGAAACGCCATTATGATTGGGGGCTAA
- a CDS encoding ABC transporter ATP-binding protein: protein MITLSDVTKAYSSETNIGPVNLEIPAGGITALVGPNGAGKSTLLTMIGRLLGMDQGEIKVAEYDVSTTKSKDLAKIISVLRQENHFITKLTVRQLVGFGRFPYSQGRLTEEDEAIITKYIDFLHLGPLEDRYLDQLSGGQRQRAYVAMVLCQETDYVLLDEPLNNLDIAHSVEMMRHLKDAARQFGRTIIVVLHDINFAARYADYICAVKDGQIVAFGSPQEIMRDEILTPIFNTEIKVIEGPEGLLACYH, encoded by the coding sequence GTGATTACTCTGTCAGACGTCACCAAGGCGTATTCATCTGAAACGAACATTGGTCCAGTTAACCTGGAGATTCCTGCGGGCGGTATTACCGCCTTGGTGGGGCCAAACGGTGCTGGCAAGTCCACTCTTCTTACCATGATTGGCCGCCTGCTCGGCATGGACCAGGGTGAGATCAAGGTGGCGGAATACGACGTTTCCACCACCAAGTCGAAGGACCTGGCCAAAATTATTTCCGTGTTGCGCCAGGAAAACCACTTCATCACCAAGCTGACCGTGCGCCAGCTCGTGGGCTTTGGCCGATTCCCGTATTCGCAGGGCCGGCTGACGGAAGAGGATGAGGCGATCATCACCAAGTACATCGACTTCCTGCACCTTGGCCCGCTCGAGGACAGGTACTTGGATCAGCTCTCCGGCGGCCAGCGCCAGCGCGCATACGTGGCCATGGTCCTATGCCAGGAGACGGATTACGTGTTGCTAGATGAGCCACTCAACAACCTTGACATTGCGCATTCGGTGGAAATGATGCGCCACCTCAAAGACGCCGCGCGTCAATTCGGCCGGACCATCATCGTGGTGCTGCATGACATCAACTTCGCCGCACGTTACGCGGACTACATCTGCGCGGTAAAGGACGGGCAGATTGTCGCCTTTGGTTCCCCGCAGGAAATCATGCGTGATGAGATTTTGACCCCGATCTTCAACACGGAGATCAAGGTCATTGAGGGCCCAGAGGGCCTCTTAGCCTGCTACCACTAG
- a CDS encoding DNA repair helicase XPB yields the protein MALGNGPLIVQSDKTVLLEVDHPSAAKARAALAPFAELERAPEHIHTYRITPLALWNARAAGHDAEQVVDVLETYSRFPVPQPLLIDVAETMSRYGRVRIHSHPAHGLILESTEAPILEELSRHKKIGSMLGARIDDETFAVPPSERGRLKQELLKAGWPAEDLAGYVDGESHPIDLDETGWQIRDYQQYATESFWSGGSGVVVLPCGAGKTIVGAASMAKAKATTLILVTNTVAGRQWRDELLRRTTLTENEIGEYSGEKKEIKPVTIATYQVVTRKTKGEYRALELFDSRDWGLIIYDEVHLLPAPVFRMTSDLQSRRRLGLTATLVREDGMEGDVFSLIGPKRYDAPWKELEAEGYIATAECVEVRCNMDADERMLYATASSRDRYRIAACASAKPRVVDKILSQHKGQQALIIGGYLDQLEEIGARIGAPVIDGKTSNSKREKLFQAFRDGELTTLVVSKVANFSIDLPEAALAIQVSGTFGSRQEEAQRLGRLLRPKADGREAFFYTLVTRDSIDAEYAVHRQRFLAEQGYAYRLVDAVDL from the coding sequence ATGGCATTGGGTAATGGGCCATTAATTGTTCAATCTGACAAAACGGTTTTGCTTGAGGTTGACCATCCCTCCGCGGCCAAGGCCCGCGCCGCGCTGGCCCCGTTTGCCGAACTAGAGCGCGCCCCGGAACACATTCACACCTACCGGATCACCCCGCTGGCCCTGTGGAATGCCCGCGCGGCCGGCCACGACGCGGAGCAGGTAGTTGACGTTTTAGAAACGTATTCGCGTTTCCCCGTCCCCCAACCGCTGCTGATCGACGTGGCTGAGACCATGTCCCGCTACGGCCGCGTGCGAATCCACTCCCACCCGGCCCACGGACTCATCCTGGAATCCACCGAGGCCCCCATACTTGAGGAGCTGTCCCGGCATAAGAAAATCGGCTCCATGCTGGGCGCCCGCATTGACGATGAGACCTTCGCCGTGCCCCCGTCCGAACGCGGCAGGCTCAAACAGGAGTTGCTCAAGGCGGGCTGGCCCGCAGAAGACCTAGCCGGCTATGTGGACGGCGAATCCCACCCCATAGATCTAGACGAAACCGGATGGCAGATCCGTGATTATCAGCAGTACGCCACCGAGTCCTTCTGGTCCGGCGGCTCCGGGGTTGTGGTCCTGCCCTGCGGCGCCGGCAAGACTATTGTGGGCGCGGCTTCCATGGCGAAGGCCAAGGCCACCACGCTGATCCTGGTAACCAACACCGTGGCCGGGCGCCAGTGGCGGGACGAGCTGCTGCGGCGCACTACGCTGACGGAAAATGAGATTGGTGAATACTCCGGTGAGAAAAAGGAGATCAAGCCGGTCACCATCGCCACCTACCAGGTGGTCACGCGCAAGACCAAGGGTGAGTACCGCGCATTGGAGCTCTTCGACTCCCGGGATTGGGGCCTTATCATCTACGACGAGGTGCACTTGCTGCCCGCGCCCGTCTTCCGCATGACCTCCGATTTGCAGTCGCGGCGCCGCCTGGGGCTTACGGCCACGTTGGTGCGCGAGGACGGTATGGAGGGCGACGTATTCTCCCTCATCGGGCCCAAACGCTATGACGCTCCGTGGAAGGAGCTCGAGGCCGAGGGTTACATAGCCACCGCCGAATGCGTGGAGGTCCGCTGCAACATGGACGCCGATGAACGCATGCTCTACGCCACCGCCTCCTCCCGGGACCGCTACCGCATCGCCGCCTGTGCATCGGCGAAACCACGGGTAGTGGACAAGATCCTCTCGCAACATAAGGGCCAACAGGCGCTGATCATCGGCGGCTACCTGGATCAGCTAGAGGAAATAGGTGCGCGCATCGGTGCCCCCGTCATTGATGGAAAGACCTCCAACTCCAAGCGCGAGAAGCTCTTCCAGGCCTTTCGCGATGGCGAATTGACCACGCTGGTGGTCTCCAAGGTGGCCAATTTTTCCATCGACCTGCCGGAGGCCGCCCTGGCCATCCAAGTCTCCGGCACCTTCGGCTCCCGGCAGGAAGAAGCGCAGCGCTTGGGCCGCCTCCTGCGCCCCAAGGCCGATGGCCGCGAGGCCTTCTTCTACACGCTAGTGACCAGGGATTCCATCGACGCAGAGTACGCCGTCCACCGCCAGCGATTCCTTGCAGAGCAAGGCTATGCCTACAGGCTCGTTGACGCAGTAGACTTGTAA